DNA from Chelonia mydas isolate rCheMyd1 chromosome 3, rCheMyd1.pri.v2, whole genome shotgun sequence:
CTAACCAGTTTTAAACCAGTTCTTCCCTAGTGAACCCCCtttctcctgaactctttttttaaaattctctttcctGTTTCGACTCCTCCTTTGCTAACTTCCTGTACCTGTGCCCCCAGCATGGCATGGCAATTTTGGCTCTGCCAGTAATTAGTAGCTTGGCAATGCTCAACATTAGATTTTATACAGGTGTGCATGCATTTGcctatctatccttttcctattTCTCTGGGAAGGACAGACCATGGCAGAGTTGACCAAAAAAAGGTAATAAAACAAAAGAGGCATGTTCCATCTTTTGCATTTCATTCATATCATAGTCACTCACCCACAAACCAGAGACACCCAGACCGGGAAACAGAACTGCATCTCAAATAGAATGAgcaaaaaaccaccccaaaacaaaaacccactcaGCTCTGAGCCTGCCACAGAGGCACACCACCCTGTCCCAGTTTTGATTAATTAAATGAAGTGCCAAGGCATTTATGGTGTCCCAAAAGAAGCTCCTAGGACATCATATGAAAAAGATGGGACTGTCCTAGTAAAACTGAGACACATGATTACTTTATCTATAAAAGGATTTTGTTGGGATGTATAGCCTAGGCTAAAAGATGAAGCAGCACATGGGACCTAAGTCTATCAGGAGAGCTGAGAAGAGGAATTTCAAAGAACATTTGTATACCATCTAATGGAAAGCTGTTCGGGTTGAATTGACAATGCTGTGGGTGTTGGTTTAAAGATGTGCATGATTGTTAGCAGATGTACCCGATTCCATGACAATTAATTTGAACTCCCAGAGGGTTAATAGAAAAGTTCTCTACTGCTGTACTACTCATTTTTATCCATGATTCTGAAAAAATATGTTAATCACCACACACATATTCATGCTGTGCTAATACAGTCATTCGTTATGATTATAAAGCTGCTCTAAATCCCATGGAAATTCAGCAGATTTGGCAGAGTGACTTTTACAGATTTGGCCAATAGTGTGTAGGGAGGAAATATCTTAAAATCAAGCCAGGCACACCAGGAAGCAGTCTCAAATTGTATTGTGTCTCAGTCTATACTGTATCTATTGACTCCAAAGGGACTCTCAGTACTTTGAAAGTCAGGTCCTCTGATTAGGTGCTGAATGATGattcttattttttaaactctggGGGTGGGTTTTGAAAGGCATTTAAGagcatgttagggggcttattccttcacccactcacttccctggtccttctcgcatgaacagagagcaacaatacccgaagtccaaaggtgcaaacaattcgatgtttattggggtgaacttccagcaagcatgattccagtttccttccttagtatcctccttcccagctctgacaccacagagccttacacctgtgtccctgttcccattcctgcccttagccaaacatgattccaacttccttactcccattccctgttcccatctccccctttagcaaaacatgattgcaattttCTTACCCCAtcccctgttcccatctcccccacacacactcaccccctcccacccacgcccactcacttcctcattgactacagattatataggtttcagagtaacagccgtgttagtctgtattcgtaaaaagaaaaggagtacttgtggcaccttagagactaaccagtttatttgagcatgagctttcgtgagctacagctcacttcatcggatgcatagcatatcgtggaaactgcagaagacattatatacacacagagaccatgaaacaaaacttcctcccaccccactcccccgctggcaacagcgggggagtggggtgggaggaagttttgtttcatggtctctgtgtgtatataatgtcttctgcagtttccacgatatgctatgcatccgatgaagtgagctgtagctcacgaaagctcatgctcaaataaactggttagtcgctaaggtgccacaagtactccttttctttttacagattatatagtaaaacttgagttctgcttagctataccttaaccaatcattttcctgaaatttaactaaccagtcctacatattgtaacatgattatgtaaccaattatatcccaccaccttaattagtttacacccagcaaaattaattatacagcagacaggaacaatcacagaaccagacagagattatacagacaaacaatagcaaagtgggaactataatgacaaaacaatacagaagtgaggatttcacatcccagtattgataagtgagttcttgccagacaggatgctgtttccttttacattttctaggcactttcctttctctggaggtgataggcattatcaggacaggactgtattcctaacagctcaatagcaccttctttcaatgtgactagtttggaatgtgaggatgtgaccgttcgcttcccagcttatggctgcctctgctgcttagccaaaggccttagcctaagcacagggccacaaactgtcacagtaagagaaggcccttacaccagcagacagtgattttgattctttcttttgtacctctataactagccaagtgataagaatacacctaaattcttagagtataggcctttacagacaggcctgaatatctatatcctaacagagcaCAATGGGACTTGCGTTCTTAAATTCCATAGGTGCTTTGGAAATACCATTCCTTGCCCTTAACATGTTTTAAGTGAACTGTAGGaatgtttcagaggggtagccatgttactctgtatcagcaaGAACAACGAGGAGTGCCGGTGGCaccataaagactaacaaatttatttgggcataagctttcatataGTTTGGGAATTGATCTTATATGTTTTACAGCTACTGCATAAcagtaacaaaaaataatttacaaatatcCACACTGATTTAAAGCAATGCACcagatttcctccccctcccccccaaacccatATGACTTATGATGAAAGCCTTTCTATATTTCAGGATTTCAAAGGCACaaccctttccttttcctctttgctttttaggtctttttcaatcttttttccatTGTTAGTTAATCTAAACAGAGCCATGGATAACCCACCCATTTCTGCAATATAGCTTTATAGAATAAGCAATGTAATTTAATGTTCACCCTGGTTAGAGTGTGAATCCATTAAATGGGTTGTGTAGTTTGGCAAAACTGTACATGACTGGTTTCTGTCACATACCTGCTGTGCTGGATCCTTTGATGTGGCCTCTGTCAGTTTTGCTAGTCATTGATAAGCAAATGGGAGAGCTGTATTATGTTGTTTATTCCTTTTATGATGTGGATGGGAATGAAACACGGTCCCCGCAGCCTTGCTCCAGCCCGAACCTTTCCACCTATCGATCTGAGCCCATCTCCTCCCAACACATGCCTATGTAGGACTTCATGGAGAGCCCTCTGCTTGATCCTAGGAGGAGAAGAATGATACAGGAAGGTCACTGATCTCCACTTTTGTGCAGAGAAAGATGCATGGAGACCGAATTCTAGTAGACAGTGCACAAAGGCATTTCCCAAACACCTCGATTGAAATGCGGGCCCCATTGAagtttaatggggccaggatttcacagaaGAGTCCATCTTGGTTCTGACTGCACTGAAAACTTGCCAAGGGGCTGGTCTACAGGTCTCTGTGTCAGGAGCTACAGTACAGAGGGTTATTCTGTGGTAAGAGTGTTGGGTCAGGGAATGTTGCATACACTTGCTAATAGCATCTATTGGACATATATAACCTGCAGGAgggcctgtgtgtctgtgtgtgctgtgAAACAGGTAATACGTTAATGATTTTCAGCAGGATCCTGCAACcagcttcatttatttattaatttattattattcatttcatTACACCCGTGCCAGGATCTAAGTGCATTACTAAACGTATAAGTACATATTAGCAGAGGGTGCCTACTGAGGCCTGCATGCAAAGGTTGTACAAGAAAACCAGGCCTCTGATTGTTCAAAGGAGCAGTCTCTTTTCGTGGAAGCCTTTTACCCCTATAAATATTGCCCTCACAGTTCAGTTGTGGGTGCAGCTCTGTGTGCTAGAGCTTCCACCTCCCTGATTGTGGGGGTAATTCATTTTGTACACGTAAATTGGGAGGATGGGCATCAaccctttgaaaatttaccccacAATATCTTGCCAACCCCCACACAACACGTCCCAGCCTGGCTTCTCTCCCAGTTACCAGGAGGAAAAAGTCTGGGGGAGAGCAGGTGGAGCTCGTAGACCGTAGCATGTCCTGAAAGTTACCACGTCCAGGCTGTGGCAAATCCAGGAGGGAATGCATTGTAGAGCCAAGACGCTTTTCCTGAGAATACCTTTCTGCTTGCCCTCTCACACCATTTATGTCAGGAGAGGACTGTTAGCTGAAGCACCTCAATTAGCACagtagagaggaggaggaggaggaggaggagagaggtaaTTTTTAAGGTAGCCAAGACTAAACCATTTAGGAGCATTCTGTGGGCAAGCGGTGAAGTTCTGGAATTTGGGCCTACAGAGTCGGCGTAAAACTCCCCTGCTATTCCTGAGGCATAAACCAATGATTGTGGATTAGCCAGGTAAACTGCCGCATACGTATAGATTTGTGGTGTTGCTTGTATTGCAACACGACCCAGGAGTCCCAGTCGTGGATCAGAGCtgcattatgctaggtgctgtgcaaacacagaacataagaactgcctgcaccacaaactcatccccagccctgcctcaccctagagcccacacccccagccagagctgtcacccccccacacaccttcaaaccctctatccaacaccccaaacccctcatccccctgcaccccagtcatgagccccctccaacaccacaaacccctcatctccagtcccagtcccagccctcatccccctgcactccaaccctctgccccagctctgagcctctctaacaccccaaaccccccagctccaggcagagccctcacccccccccgcacactcctactctcaccctgagcccctcccacaccccaaacccctcattcccagccccagacagatcCCTCACCCCTACACCCCTACTctagccctgcaccccctcccatccccaaactccctcccagagcctgcaccttgcaccccaagcccctgccccagcctagggcctgcaccccagacttcctcccccacccaaactccctcccggagccttgggcaggtggggggcagagtttgggcaggggcgggttctgggcaccaccaaaaattatacaaacctgccgcccctgcatCTGGCCACACAAATAGTGTGATCCTGTAACCAAAAGAAAGCACATGGGTAGAACGGTTTTGTGATAGATTCACTTATGGCGGGGGGAAATATCAGCACTGTTAATACTATCCCATTACTAATACAAAGTTGTACTGCATCCTGCAATAGAATAATGGCCACATTCATTACTCTGTTGGTGATTACATTACAGGGATGCCTAAAGCTTTCCAATGACTGGCATTGAGTAGAACACATATTGGATTTAGTGCATTTACTGAGTGGAAGAAAATtacctttaatttaatttatgtaTGTTCTTTATTCTAATAGCCACCCATATGTTCACCAGTATAGTCTGGGCTTCAGGCTACCATgcaatttttctgtatttttcttacaGTCTATAGCACTTCAATCTCCAAAATGGGTTTAGCCATTAATCTACTTGCTGCTAATGGAATTTGTGCAAAGGGCCAAGTTAAAAGTCTTGGAAAACTGATATGAGTGAATTCAGCATCATAGCTAAAACAAATATTCAAAAGTACAGCTGTTTTAACATGCTTGTGTTCTACTAATCAATGAAAACACTTTAAACTACAAATAGATCAGGGAGCTGAGAGAAAAGAAGCTTCAGAATTATTACATGGATTGTAGCTTAAGTTCTAACACACTTTAAAGCAAcagatctcagctggtgtaaacttgtgaagtcaatggagatatgctgatttacaccatctgaggatttggcccattctaTTTATCTGGAGTTATGACTTTGGCGTGTTTAGATTGGCCATCTTCCAAGCACCTGCATATGAATGGTCTGGAACTTGGGGCAATCAAATTCTCACCTTGTATCAGCATCCCCTATTGGCAGATGAATCCTTCTTTAAAATGCGTGAAATCACAGCCTCAGAGCTCAATTTCCTTCATACATGGGCTGTTCAAAAATGCTGATTTGGATCTTGAGCATCTCTTTATTTAAAAGATTTAGTCTTCGGTAGCTTTTCTTATTGGAAATCTTATATAGTGCCTGTTGAGAGATCTCAGTGCCATTACATAAAGTCTAACAATGCTCCTATAATGTAGTTGCTCTGCTACTTAAAACATTCTAAGGGTTGGACTACATTAGAAAAATTGAACTAATGTagctaaattgatttaaaaatgaactcCATGACCTCTCTGAAAGGGAGAGCTTTTCATTGCCTGTCATTTTCTTATTCTTATCCAATGTGCAGATGTCAGCTCTCACTTTCAGAGAGGTCATGGAATTCTGAAGATCTTCATCTCTTGAAATTTTTCTATTAGCTGTTCCTTAATGGAAGGATCCTTTCCCCCTTGTAGTGTCTGTCTTATCATTCAGGGACTCTGGAGTTCTAGAAGAACTAGAAATGCAGTCCTCTGATGTGGACATTGATAATTTGCAAGGTCATTGGATTGGAAGGGCTAGTCCTTCTTACTGGAAACCTTATACCGTGCCCGTTTAGAGATCTCAGTGCCATTAATAAAGTCTAACAATACTCATATAATGTAGTTGCTCTGTTACTTAAAACATTGTAAGGGTTGGTCTATACTAGAAAAATTGAACTAATGtcattaaattgatttaaaagtgATCTAGCTGGACTGATGCGAACCCCTAAGGTAGACATGAGAGAGGGTCAGGAAGTTTCTGTTCAAATATTTTTTGACAGAAGATGCAGTTTCTTCAAAATCTAAAGTTTCagttttgccaattttttttttcaattttccactGGGGaagtctaaacaaaatattttatttcaggttgGTTTGACTCGAATCAGAATATTTTGGTTAGTCgaactgaatcaaaatatttcatttaagctgcatcatgggagatgtagtccagtgaGGGACAGCAACCCACAGTGGAGGAATAGGGGGCATGaagcacccaaactacaattACCATGAGGCATTGTGGCAGCTCAGAGGACACAGATGAATGTTGaacaagtcaaaatgaaatgtggtTTGACTTGCTTCAGCAAACGgacaggaaacattttgattcaggaaagtcaaaatgttttgttttgatcggAAATGTTACAGCAAAACATTTCTGAATGAAAGGTTTTTTTGAACTTTTCATTTTGCAACAATTTTTgttatttcaactttttgtccctaTGTAGGatgcttttgtaaaaaaaaaattggaatttctaCAGTacaaaaattccagtttttgTCCAGTTCCAGGAGACACTCTTAAACCCTTTTAACCTTTGCTTAAACCAGTTTAGCTTAATTTGGTAAATTACCAATGCAAGTTAAATCATTTTAAGGAAGAGTTTAATTGGTTTGAGCTGATCTACATTATGAGATTGCCTTGGTTTAACAAGATTGATTCAAAAATCAATCATtaaactggggaaacttttctaGTAGAGAAGGCCTAACTCTCTATATGTATTGCTTTAGCTGGTGAAATCATTCCATTTTGGAGGAACGTTCAATTCCTCACAGGTATCTGCCTCAAATTCTGACATTTGTTTACATTCCATAATGGAAGAATGATAAAGGAAAGTCCATTTAACTAGACTTAGCTCTTATCATAGCTTTGTTACTGATAGGAGACAGGATGTTTTAATCGGAGTTGGatcttccctgctcccctggaTAAGTCATCAGACTAATAAAAATGCCAGTTTCAAAGACACTTTTAAGACATTGAAAGGCGGGGAGCCTTTGATCAAGCATCAGAGCATTATGGCCACCTCATGTGCTATTGCCCAAGCAGAGTCCCTGCTTTACAAACTCCGGGAACGTTTAGTGGTGTGTCGAGCCTGCTATGGTGTCCTCCGCTTCATCATGGAGAGTGGTGCTAAGGGTTGTGAGGTGGTGGTGTCCGGTAAACTCAGAGGCCAGCGAGCCAAGTCGATGAAGTTTGTGAATGGCCTGATGATCCACAGTGGAGACCCTGTAAACTACGATGCCAGTACAGCTGTGTGCCTTGTCCTCCTCAGGCAGGGTGTACTGGGTATTAAAGTAAAGATTGTGTTGCCTTGGGACCCAAGTGGGAAAATTGGACCCAAGAAACCCCTGCCAGACCATGTCAGCATTGTGGAGCCCAAGGAAGAGATCTTACCCACCACACCCATCTCAGAGCAGAAAGGTGGCAAACCAGAACAGCCAGCCACACCTCAGCCAGTTCCCACTGCATAATGGGATTTTTCAACACTTGGAATGAGACTGTGACCCATGAAAGTATATTAATAAAATCATAAAAGACAGTgtaaaaacagagcagaagagagAGGTGCTCCAGCAGGGTGGGTGAATGGCTCAGGGTATTGGTGAGCAGCTAGAGAGTCTTTCTTCTCTAAATTACTGGTACAGTCCAGCCCAGGTCAGTACTTAATAGGCAGTTGCCATCAGCTGACAGTTTTTATGTAGCGCCCTAGATGTTCTTGGTACTTTACAGGCAAaaagaaagacagtcccttcctcaAGGAGCTTAACAGCCAAAATAAACAAAGAACCCATTCGAATCACAACAGAGGAATGTGGCCTGAGGAAGATGGCTAGTGGAAGGAAAACACTGCTCTTAGGGTGCATCTGCACTGCTCACTTCATTGGGCAGTGGGCAGAGtgcccagcccccccatcccTTGGAGGTCTGAacttgctgctcttctcttccaGAAGGACACCTGCATAGGGCAACGTGTGCCAAGGCAGtgggggctccagcagggggcaggtaGGGCCTGGTATGCCCTGTCACACAGGGATGTCAATGCAGTATGTTCCATGAGCATGGCATTCACCCCACAAAGCATTTCTTCAAGTCTGTTTTCTTTGCAGCCTCTTAACCAATGATCTTACCTGGAATCAGTGATTTGTACATGTCATAGTCATTGATATATTCATGTTTATGTGGAGGTTTGGGTTCTATGAGAAAGCCCCAGGACTGCCTTTGCATCCCCTGCTGCCACttcctcctgggtcctagtggtcCCCTTCGTCATTTTCAGGGGTGATGTGTGGCCACTCCTGTTGTGCAATGGTCTTCAAGAAGACCCCCACTGCTCTCCCTCAGCTGAAGACTCATGAGCAGGGCAGGATAAGTCCTATCAGCTCCCACCAAACTCCTTTATAGAAGCTAGCCGGTTTAGGGGAGCATTCCTGCTGGCAAGCGATgatcaaacttttattttaaatgacagtGAAATATTTACTAGCGCTAGATAGACCCTGGCACAATGAGAAAGGAGATGGGATAGAAAGGGACATTTATCAGTAACTCACTAGTATAAGGGGCAGATTCAATTTTGAGATTGCACCATTATTAGAGATTAAAAagccttaattaattaattaattaaaaagcagtgtggcctagtggagcGAGCAGTGGACTGGG
Protein-coding regions in this window:
- the LOC102944761 gene encoding 40S ribosomal protein S3 is translated as MESGAKGCEVVVSGKLRGQRAKSMKFVNGLMIHSGDPVNYDASTAVCLVLLRQGVLGIKVKIVLPWDPSGKIGPKKPLPDHVSIVEPKEEILPTTPISEQKGGKPEQPATPQPVPTA